One Candidatus Paceibacterota bacterium genomic region harbors:
- a CDS encoding ATP cone domain-containing protein: MPKKPIAKAKKESQDKKAKNAGGFKGMKLPKLIRKRDGRIVPFDPQFITNAIQRAFNDTKEGSPEAAKMVCAGVVRELMGIVEKDKGYVPSVEGVQDIVEKELMLMDFVVTAKSYILFRERHAKQRIAQRTVPEEVRKLVAESKKYFKNPLQEYVYYTAYSKWIPEKGRREAWVETVERYMSFMKEKVKNKLTEAEYKEIGESMLRLDVLGSARLQFSAGPACRYTNICAYNCSYIAPTKWQDFGEIIYILMCGSGLGFSVERQTAEQFPIIEPQTGEMLPTHVVGDSKEGWADALVHGCNVWASGKDVKFDFSKVRPQGARLVTMGSRASGPEPLRELLEFVKGKILRKQGRHMAPIDIHDIVCKIGTSVVIGGSRRAALISLSDLDDLEMREAKNGQFYITEPQRSMANNSVAYINKPGMEELMDEWINLVKAGSGERGIYNRGSLKKQLPDRRWKKFEKDYRYAGMNPCGEIVLKSKQFCNLTQVTARPEDTERTLIQKTKIATILGTYQAMLTDFKYLSPEWKKNCEEEALLGVGITGMYDCPALKNPKVLRKMREAAIETNKKYAKRFGINESTAITCIKPSGNTSQFLDSSSGMHPRHAPYYIRRVRVESFSPVFHMMRDLGVPYHPEVGQNAATATTFVVEFPVKAPEGSVTKNEVSALDLLEYWKMIKLNYTEHNPSCTVSVSDDEWFKVGSWVYENWDIIGGLSFLPRNNHVYQLAPYEEITKERYEELAKKFPPIDFSKIVLYEYDDYTTSKAELACVAGVCEIDLAPVAMK; the protein is encoded by the coding sequence ATGCCCAAAAAACCTATCGCGAAAGCGAAGAAAGAGAGTCAGGACAAGAAAGCTAAAAACGCAGGCGGTTTCAAGGGTATGAAGTTGCCGAAGTTGATAAGGAAGCGCGACGGCCGGATAGTACCGTTCGACCCGCAGTTCATAACCAATGCCATCCAAAGAGCCTTCAATGATACCAAAGAGGGCAGTCCGGAGGCGGCCAAGATGGTGTGCGCCGGCGTCGTCCGCGAGCTTATGGGTATCGTGGAGAAAGATAAAGGCTATGTGCCGTCAGTCGAAGGCGTGCAAGATATCGTGGAGAAAGAACTGATGTTAATGGACTTCGTTGTTACCGCCAAGTCTTACATTTTATTCCGCGAACGTCATGCCAAACAGAGAATAGCCCAACGTACCGTCCCGGAAGAGGTTCGGAAGCTTGTAGCCGAGAGTAAAAAATACTTCAAAAATCCCCTGCAAGAATACGTGTATTACACCGCTTATTCCAAATGGATTCCCGAGAAGGGCCGCCGTGAGGCTTGGGTTGAGACTGTTGAGCGCTATATGAGCTTTATGAAAGAGAAGGTCAAGAATAAATTGACCGAGGCGGAATATAAAGAAATAGGCGAGTCTATGTTAAGGCTGGATGTGCTCGGCTCCGCCCGCTTACAATTCAGCGCCGGTCCTGCTTGCCGTTATACCAACATCTGCGCCTACAACTGCTCTTATATCGCACCGACGAAGTGGCAAGACTTCGGCGAGATTATCTATATATTGATGTGCGGGTCCGGCCTCGGCTTCTCTGTTGAACGTCAGACCGCCGAACAGTTCCCGATTATTGAGCCCCAGACAGGGGAGATGTTGCCGACGCACGTGGTCGGAGATTCTAAAGAGGGTTGGGCCGACGCGCTCGTCCATGGTTGCAACGTTTGGGCATCAGGCAAAGATGTAAAGTTCGACTTCTCCAAGGTTCGTCCGCAGGGCGCCAGGCTTGTCACCATGGGTAGCCGCGCTTCCGGTCCGGAACCATTGCGCGAGCTCCTCGAGTTCGTCAAGGGTAAAATATTGCGAAAGCAGGGGAGGCATATGGCCCCGATTGATATTCATGATATTGTCTGCAAGATTGGCACGAGCGTCGTTATCGGCGGTTCGCGCCGGGCGGCACTTATCTCACTCTCCGATCTCGATGATCTCGAAATGCGCGAAGCCAAGAACGGTCAATTTTATATTACCGAGCCTCAGCGCAGTATGGCCAATAACTCGGTGGCGTATATTAACAAGCCGGGGATGGAAGAGCTTATGGATGAGTGGATTAATCTCGTCAAGGCAGGCTCCGGCGAACGCGGTATTTATAACCGAGGCTCGCTCAAGAAACAGCTTCCGGATAGAAGATGGAAGAAGTTTGAGAAAGATTATCGCTATGCCGGCATGAATCCGTGCGGAGAGATTGTGCTCAAGTCGAAGCAGTTCTGTAACCTCACCCAAGTGACAGCTCGACCGGAGGATACAGAAAGGACTTTGATACAGAAAACTAAGATCGCCACTATTCTGGGCACCTATCAGGCGATGCTTACCGACTTCAAATATCTCTCACCGGAATGGAAGAAGAATTGCGAAGAAGAAGCGCTTCTTGGCGTCGGCATCACCGGCATGTACGATTGTCCGGCACTTAAGAATCCCAAGGTGTTGCGCAAAATGCGCGAAGCTGCCATCGAGACGAATAAAAAATACGCCAAACGCTTCGGTATTAATGAGTCGACTGCCATAACTTGTATCAAGCCGTCCGGTAACACCTCGCAATTCTTGGACTCATCGTCCGGCATGCACCCGCGCCACGCGCCTTACTACATCCGCCGCGTCCGCGTGGAATCATTCAGCCCCGTCTTCCATATGATGCGCGATTTGGGCGTGCCGTATCATCCGGAGGTGGGCCAGAATGCGGCGACCGCGACCACGTTCGTGGTCGAATTCCCCGTCAAAGCGCCGGAAGGGTCAGTGACAAAGAACGAAGTTTCTGCTCTCGACCTGCTTGAGTATTGGAAGATGATTAAGCTTAATTACACCGAGCACAACCCATCCTGTACCGTGTCTGTTTCTGACGATGAATGGTTCAAAGTTGGCTCTTGGGTTTATGAGAATTGGGATATAATCGGCGGTCTCTCATTCCTCCCGCGCAATAATCACGTTTATCAGCTCGCGCCGTATGAAGAGATTACGAAAGAGCGGTACGAAGAACTGGCCAAGAAATTCCCACCGATAGACTTCTCGAAGATAGTCTTGTATGAATACGACGACTATACGACATCCAAAGCCGAGCTCGCCTGTGTGGCCGGCGTCTGCGAGATAGACCTAGCACCCGTGGCAATGAAGTAA
- a CDS encoding phosphatase PAP2 family protein, with product MYSIDQQVSLWFYALRSDAGVSVFKFVTFFGSSRAVVLLAVLFCLYLVWRKQKVLIKYFVWGLVANEIIVFTLKYLMNRPRQLLAVVLETDPSFPSGHAAFAVFFFGFLIWYATKFVQNSAWRGVVRIISMLFIILIPISRLYLGEHYLTDVFASIIIASTVLYITVKWWEKASRQAQF from the coding sequence ATGTATTCTATAGATCAACAGGTTTCTCTCTGGTTTTATGCCTTGCGTTCTGATGCGGGTGTTTCTGTATTCAAATTCGTTACTTTCTTTGGCAGTAGTAGGGCGGTAGTCTTGCTCGCTGTTTTATTCTGCCTTTATCTTGTATGGCGTAAACAAAAGGTGCTTATCAAGTATTTCGTTTGGGGGCTCGTGGCTAATGAGATTATTGTGTTCACACTTAAGTATCTCATGAATCGCCCTAGGCAGTTACTCGCGGTGGTACTTGAGACCGACCCATCTTTCCCTTCCGGTCACGCGGCGTTCGCGGTATTTTTCTTTGGATTCTTGATTTGGTATGCAACTAAGTTCGTTCAGAACAGCGCTTGGCGGGGAGTTGTGCGCATTATCAGTATGCTTTTTATTATCTTGATACCGATAAGCAGGTTATATCTTGGCGAACATTATCTGACCGACGTGTTCGCGAGTATAATTATAGCGAGCACAGTACTTTACATTACTGTCAAGTGGTGGGAAAAGGCTTCGCGGCAGGCGCAATTCTGA
- a CDS encoding DoxX family protein yields MSYIAKDMSIASWFFHNTQSSWIWLIVRLYVGYAWITAGWEKVISDMWVGSGAGTVIVKFSTVSLTKTAGLHPDVPNWYAWFLNTLVIPYPEFWSYLVAYGELLVGIALILGVFTSVAAFFGVFMNANYLFAGTVSTNPELLLLGIFLILAWRIVGHIGLDRYIQPRLAKLWL; encoded by the coding sequence ATGTCATATATCGCGAAGGATATGTCGATTGCATCATGGTTCTTTCATAACACACAGAGTAGCTGGATCTGGCTCATCGTCCGGCTTTACGTCGGATACGCATGGATAACCGCAGGATGGGAGAAAGTTATTAGTGATATGTGGGTTGGGAGCGGGGCGGGCACGGTCATCGTCAAATTTTCAACAGTCTCACTTACGAAGACGGCGGGCTTGCATCCTGATGTCCCGAACTGGTACGCATGGTTTCTGAACACGTTAGTCATTCCATATCCGGAGTTTTGGTCGTACCTCGTGGCTTACGGCGAGCTCCTCGTCGGCATCGCCCTTATCCTCGGCGTATTCACTAGCGTAGCCGCGTTCTTCGGAGTATTCATGAATGCAAACTATCTCTTCGCCGGTACGGTCAGCACCAATCCGGAATTACTCTTACTCGGTATCTTCCTAATCCTAGCCTGGCGCATCGTCGGCCACATCGGTTTGGATCGCTACATACAACCAAGGCTGGCAAAACTGTGGCTCTAA
- a CDS encoding peptidoglycan-binding protein: MTYNKTFIAALAIFGLFAGTASASTLTQNLSVGSTGSEVIELQTFLASDSSIYPEGLITGTFGSLTRAAVVRYQAANGISQTGTVGPITRASINSNNGLGNGNSSFDSNAPLMGSTNVSKSNNSATLSWTTNEPAKSRVMFGTGWPFLYASASSVGTNSYNLGSSITLTGLQPNTAYYYVRESVDGSGNIMWTTHKTLVTNQ; encoded by the coding sequence ATGACATATAATAAAACATTCATCGCGGCACTCGCAATATTCGGCCTCTTTGCCGGTACGGCCAGTGCGTCAACGCTTACGCAGAATCTCTCGGTTGGTTCCACCGGTTCCGAAGTTATAGAGTTGCAGACCTTCCTAGCCAGTGACAGCTCAATCTATCCCGAAGGTTTGATTACGGGAACGTTCGGTTCATTGACCAGAGCTGCGGTTGTGCGCTACCAAGCCGCGAACGGTATCTCGCAAACGGGCACTGTCGGTCCGATTACGCGCGCGTCAATCAACAGCAATAATGGTCTTGGTAACGGCAACTCCTCCTTTGATTCTAATGCGCCGCTCATGGGTAGCACAAACGTGAGTAAGAGCAATAATTCGGCGACATTATCGTGGACTACGAACGAGCCGGCCAAGAGCCGTGTCATGTTCGGTACCGGTTGGCCGTTCCTCTATGCTAGTGCATCCAGCGTAGGTACGAATAGCTACAATCTCGGTAGCAGTATCACGCTTACCGGACTTCAGCCCAACACCGCGTACTACTACGTTCGCGAGTCGGTTGACGGTTCTGGCAATATTATGTGGACGACCCACAAGACGCTCGTGACGAATCAATAG
- a CDS encoding PAS domain-containing protein, giving the protein MKTNDKEFVEHLWEKSWTYIKTVVDVVREPVLILDKDLRVMVANEPFYRTFQVEHKDTEGQVIYELGNHQWDIPALRKLLEDILPKNTFFKGFEVTHEFPFIGRKVMILNARQIHFKEDNVSEQLPPIILLAMEDITDMMVVAETLAGHAKQLELKLNERVHKLEKYIIKLENEVNELKAVNR; this is encoded by the coding sequence ATGAAAACAAATGACAAAGAATTCGTCGAGCATCTGTGGGAAAAGAGCTGGACGTATATCAAGACAGTCGTGGATGTGGTCCGTGAACCGGTTTTGATACTCGATAAAGATTTGCGCGTAATGGTTGCCAACGAGCCGTTCTACCGAACCTTCCAGGTCGAGCATAAGGATACCGAAGGCCAGGTGATATATGAGCTCGGGAATCACCAGTGGGATATCCCGGCTCTGCGCAAGTTGCTCGAAGATATTTTGCCGAAGAACACTTTCTTTAAGGGCTTCGAAGTGACGCACGAATTTCCCTTCATCGGGCGCAAGGTCATGATCTTGAACGCCAGACAGATCCACTTCAAAGAAGATAACGTTTCCGAACAATTACCGCCGATAATCTTACTGGCGATGGAAGATATTACCGACATGATGGTGGTTGCGGAGACTCTGGCCGGCCATGCCAAGCAGCTGGAGTTGAAGCTTAACGAAAGAGTTCATAAGTTGGAAAAATACATAATCAAACTGGAAAACGAGGTCAACGAGCTTAAGGCGGTGAATAGATGA
- a CDS encoding RNA polymerase sigma factor, protein MNAKQETASNSTLTSAHHDFEKGLNSYAFFKVSDHATGEDLVQDTFLKTWRYLVKGGKIEVMKAFLYHVLNNLIVDQYRKRKTASLDVLLEKGFEPVATASTSESSRLLNILDGRAAMLLIARLPEAYRKVMRMKYVQDLSLKEMSRITGQTKNALAVQLHRGLAKLKILYRHK, encoded by the coding sequence ATGAATGCCAAGCAAGAAACAGCTAGCAATAGCACTCTGACGTCGGCCCACCACGATTTCGAAAAAGGGCTTAATTCCTATGCCTTTTTTAAGGTTAGCGACCATGCGACCGGCGAGGATCTAGTGCAAGATACATTCCTAAAAACCTGGCGCTATCTGGTCAAGGGAGGCAAGATAGAAGTAATGAAAGCCTTTCTCTATCATGTTCTAAATAACCTTATCGTTGATCAATATCGCAAACGCAAAACTGCGTCGTTGGACGTGTTGCTCGAAAAAGGTTTCGAGCCTGTCGCGACCGCAAGCACGAGCGAATCTTCTCGTCTTTTGAATATCCTTGACGGTCGAGCGGCAATGCTCCTTATCGCTCGCCTGCCCGAAGCTTACCGAAAAGTCATGCGCATGAAGTATGTCCAAGATCTTTCGCTTAAAGAAATGTCGCGCATCACCGGTCAGACAAAAAACGCGTTGGCCGTACAACTGCACCGCGGTCTGGCCAAACTCAAAATTTTGTACCGCCACAAATGA
- a CDS encoding GAF domain-containing protein, producing MQSAPLPENEEERLKKVIELGILDTEPEERFDAITRDAIKAFDVPISTITIMDSNREWYKSCQGVDVKEMPREVSFCAHAMLAKDTFIVEDTLLDDRFKDNPMVTGKPYIRFYAGVALKKDGLTVGVFCIKDTKPRKLTVEDVARLIVFAERAEAELNKKNA from the coding sequence ATGCAATCAGCACCATTGCCGGAAAACGAGGAAGAGCGATTAAAGAAGGTTATTGAGCTCGGCATATTAGATACCGAACCGGAGGAGAGGTTCGACGCTATTACACGCGACGCGATCAAGGCGTTCGACGTTCCTATTTCGACTATCACTATAATGGATTCGAATCGCGAGTGGTATAAATCCTGCCAAGGAGTGGATGTAAAGGAGATGCCGCGAGAAGTCTCATTCTGCGCTCATGCCATGCTGGCGAAGGACACCTTCATTGTCGAAGACACTCTGCTCGATGACCGCTTCAAGGATAATCCGATGGTGACAGGCAAACCGTACATCCGCTTCTATGCCGGTGTCGCTCTAAAGAAAGACGGCCTGACCGTCGGCGTCTTCTGTATCAAAGATACTAAACCAAGAAAGCTGACTGTAGAAGATGTCGCTAGGCTTATTGTCTTTGCCGAACGTGCCGAAGCCGAGTTGAATAAGAAAAATGCCTAA
- a CDS encoding RidA family protein, translating to MPKTLLNPPGFPGATSAFSHGVKIDLNDAEIIFVTGQVAIDEQGNVLFADSIAKQTEFVFENIKKILAEGGALLDDIVKVTIYLTHLHAATFAEVAAVRNRYLANAKAASTLVGVAKLAKDACHVEIDAIAVKKKII from the coding sequence ATGCCTAAAACACTTCTTAACCCTCCCGGGTTCCCGGGTGCTACCAGCGCTTTCTCTCACGGCGTCAAGATAGACTTGAACGACGCGGAGATAATATTCGTCACCGGTCAGGTGGCGATAGACGAGCAAGGCAATGTGCTCTTTGCCGACAGTATCGCGAAGCAAACAGAATTTGTTTTCGAGAATATAAAGAAAATTCTGGCCGAAGGCGGAGCCTTGCTTGATGATATAGTGAAAGTGACTATTTACTTAACCCATCTGCACGCCGCAACATTCGCCGAGGTTGCCGCCGTGCGTAATAGATATCTCGCTAATGCAAAAGCCGCGAGCACTCTTGTAGGAGTGGCAAAGCTGGCCAAAGACGCCTGCCACGTCGAGATTGACGCAATAGCGGTGAAGAAAAAGATTATCTAG